The DNA region CACCAGCACGCAGTCCTTGGATACTTCGGCATGTTTGGCGATGGCCTCGACCAGGCGCGGCGAATGATTTTCCGGATAACGAAAGGCGCGTTGCGCATTGCTGGAAATGGCTTTCTGGACCAGCGGAGATGTGCCCAAAGGGTTTTCGTTGCTGGCCAACTTGATGACCGAACTCAAACCATATTGCTTCTGAATCTGCTCAATGGTCAGGCCCGGCACATAGGGCGCAAAATCATAAATCTCAGGACGGACATTGAAGTCTCTCATTAATTCTCCCCTCACTCACAAAAAAAGGAACGACCGAAGCCGTTCCCTTATCTTCTTTGGGCTTATCAGTAAAGAAAACTAGTGAGGACGAACCGTAAGCACGGGTACACCGGAACTCTTAACCACCTTCTCGGCCACGGAACCGAACAGGATACGGTCGATACCCTTGCGCCCATGGGTGCCCATGACCACCATATCGCACCCTTCCTCCTCGCAAATAGTCAGGATTTCCTCGGCGGGATATCCGGTAACCACCTTGCCTTCAACGCCGAGATCCTTGAAATTCTCCTTGACGAACGCGTTCATGGTGTCCTCTGCACCGGTCACGATCTCACCCACGAAGCTTTCAATGGAACTTGGAGGCACATGAAAACCCACATATTGACTGAGTGAAGGAGCCACGTAAAGAACCACTATCTTGGCTCCCGAGCACTTGGCCATCATGTTGGCGTAATCAGCCACCATGGGGCTATAGTCCGAAAAATCGACTGCACAAAGGATCTTCTTGATGTCTGCCATGACTGCATCTCCTTGCTGTATGTTGGTTTTTCCCGGCCAAAACCGGGAAAATTGCATTCTCTCCACTTCGTTTATGCATCTCTCGCCCCTGATAGACAACCCTTTTCTTCTGCATTAAGGTCATGTTGGCGTTGATGATTCCATACGCCCACCCGGAAGATTTTTCCGGTGTCTTCTAGGAAAATAATATGCATTTACAATTAGTTGTCAACACCATGCTCTTGGCAAGGTCTTTGCAGAATCTTAGGCAAACCACAGGATAGGAGTAGAAACATGCAGATCCGTCCTGATCAGATCGAGGGCGTCCAATCAGAGCAATCGCAACGAAAGGACAAGGCCAAGCAGCCTGAACAAGCCTTCGGGGACATTCTCAATCAGGAAGTGGCGCGGGAAGACGCACCTGCAAACACGCAGAGCATCGCGCCGCCGATGATCGTGAACCCCCTGATCGCAGCCGGGGCCGCTGGAAGCGTGCAGAGCACGTCCTCCGACGTCTCCGAGGTTGCCGAAGAAGTGGAATCCATACTCGACATGTGGGACAATTATGCCGCGACACTGGGCAATTCCGAAGCCGGACTCAAGTCCGCCTACGGGACCCTGGACGAAATCGCGGGCCAGGTGGCAACGCTCAAGACCGAGCAACCCGACCTGGGAACTACCCATCCGGGACTCAAGTCCATCGTCGACGAACTGGAAACACTGGCTGCAACCGAGCAGTTCAAGTTCAACCGGGGCGATTATATCTAACCGGTAGACCGCTCAGCCATTTCGAGCCCGGACCGCACCACGGTCCGGGCCGCCCCCGGTTGTGATGACACGCCTCCGCCCCCCCATCCCCTCTCCTCTCCGAAATTTTTTGCTGCCGCCTTCGGCGGTTAAAGCAAAATTGACCACACTCTATGTCAAGATACCCATGAGGTGGCTTACAACCCAACTTCAGTATTTTTGTCTGCGCGAGAAGCACAACCGTGTCACCATGGTAAAATCTAAACCATTTCATGAGGCTATATGCAAAAACACGCAAATCGTGGTGGAGATTCAGGGATCGAAGCTTTTAGGATTGAATCAGATGGTATTTGTATCCAGTACATAAAAGCTGGGACTTACACCTATACTGTTGGCAAACTTGGACAAGATCACATTGATAACATGAAACAGCTCGCTCTCGAAGGAGAAGGTCTTAACGAGTACATTAATACTAATAGAGATGTGTACAATGGATGGACCAGCAAAGGTGGTCGTGAACTCTCTAGATAATTGTCATGGAGCGCCTTTGGCCAGCATCCAAACAGCGGCTCTCTTCCCGGATGACGCGATTTGGCTTGGAAGAGTGGGTCAGATGTGCATTTTCCGGGTGCCGACCGACCGGAGGCGTAGCCCAGCTACGGTGAGGATCGGGCGGTGCCCGGAAAATGTGCAGATGGCCCGCTATCCCAAGCCGCCCCCTACCCCACCCCGCACGCAAAAGCCCCCGGAGATGCTCCGGGGGCTTTTGCGTGCAGGGGAGGGGCCGTCTATTCGCCCAAATATGCTTTGCGAATATCAGGGTTTGCCAGAAGCTTTGAGGCCTCATCCTCCATGACCACTTTTCCCGTCTCCAAGACATACCC from Pseudodesulfovibrio sp. S3 includes:
- a CDS encoding universal stress protein; the protein is MADIKKILCAVDFSDYSPMVADYANMMAKCSGAKIVVLYVAPSLSQYVGFHVPPSSIESFVGEIVTGAEDTMNAFVKENFKDLGVEGKVVTGYPAEEILTICEEEGCDMVVMGTHGRKGIDRILFGSVAEKVVKSSGVPVLTVRPH